One Thermodesulfovibrio thiophilus DSM 17215 genomic window carries:
- the rplR gene encoding 50S ribosomal protein L18, with product MRDKNELRDRRCKRIRKKVFGTSERPRLCIFRSLNSIYAQIIDDTKGHTLVSASTLDKELKQLQGHKGNKEFAKKVGELIAEKAIKLGITRVVFDRAGYKYHGCVKALADAAREKGLQF from the coding sequence TTGCGAGATAAGAATGAATTAAGAGATAGAAGATGTAAAAGAATCAGGAAAAAGGTTTTCGGAACTTCTGAAAGGCCAAGACTCTGCATTTTTAGAAGTCTAAATTCTATATATGCACAGATCATTGATGATACAAAGGGTCATACTCTTGTATCTGCTTCGACTTTAGATAAAGAATTAAAGCAGCTACAGGGTCATAAAGGAAATAAAGAGTTTGCTAAAAAGGTTGGAGAGTTAATTGCTGAAAAAGCTATTAAACTTGGTATAACAAGAGTGGTGTTTGACAGAGCTGGCTATAAATATCATGGATGCGTTAAAGCTCTTGCAGATGCTGCGAGAGAAAAAGGATTGCAATTTTAG
- the rpsE gene encoding 30S ribosomal protein S5, whose translation MKQERINANELNLKDKVVYINRVAKVVKGGRRFSFSALVVVGNEAGVVGVGKGKAAEVPDAIKKAIDKAKKNLVSFPLKDTTVPHRVEYKYGATKIVINPAPKGTGIIAGGPARAVFEVAGIQDIVAKVLGSHNPFNSVKATIGALTWLKEPSSVSRLRSKPSEIETSEENQVVGEEEKIS comes from the coding sequence ATGAAGCAGGAAAGAATAAATGCTAACGAGTTAAATCTTAAAGACAAAGTTGTTTATATAAATAGAGTTGCCAAAGTTGTTAAAGGTGGAAGGAGGTTTTCATTTAGTGCTCTGGTTGTAGTAGGGAATGAAGCAGGAGTTGTAGGCGTAGGGAAGGGAAAGGCTGCAGAAGTTCCTGATGCCATAAAAAAAGCTATAGATAAAGCCAAAAAAAATCTTGTAAGTTTTCCTTTAAAAGACACAACAGTTCCTCATAGAGTTGAGTATAAATATGGTGCTACAAAAATAGTAATAAATCCTGCACCAAAGGGAACTGGAATAATAGCTGGTGGACCTGCAAGAGCAGTTTTTGAAGTTGCTGGAATTCAGGATATTGTTGCAAAGGTTCTTGGGAGTCACAATCCCTTTAATTCAGTTAAGGCAACAATAGGAGCACTAACCTGGTTAAAAGAACCTTCTTCTGTGTCCAGACTAAGATCAAAACCATCAGAGATAGAGACATCTGAAGAAAATCAAGTAGTTGGAGAGGAGGAAAAAATTTCATGA
- the rplO gene encoding 50S ribosomal protein L15: protein MKIDELKPAQGSKKKPKRIGRGLGSGHGRYATKGLKGQKARSGGTKGPGFEGGQMPLQRKTPKLGFSNFPFKKEYAIVNLADLNKIEEDIGVITPEILLQKGIIKDLKDGLKVLGTGEIKKSITIKTHAISKSALQKIEAAGGKVEVL, encoded by the coding sequence ATGAAAATAGATGAACTAAAACCAGCTCAAGGTAGCAAGAAAAAACCTAAAAGAATTGGAAGGGGATTGGGTTCAGGTCATGGTAGATATGCAACTAAAGGGTTAAAAGGGCAGAAAGCTCGTTCAGGAGGTACAAAAGGACCAGGCTTTGAGGGCGGTCAGATGCCTCTTCAGAGAAAAACTCCGAAACTCGGATTTTCAAATTTTCCATTTAAAAAAGAGTATGCAATAGTCAATCTTGCAGATTTAAATAAGATTGAAGAAGATATAGGGGTTATTACTCCAGAAATTTTGTTACAGAAAGGTATTATAAAAGATTTAAAAGACGGGCTGAAGGTGCTTGGAACAGGAGAAATTAAAAAATCAATTACTATTAAAACGCATGCCATAAGTAAATCTGCTTTACAAAAAATTGAA